AAAGCTGTTAAGTTACCTTCTGCTTcgtgatgataatgatgatgcaTATAGGTATTTATGATTATGATAACTTAATTCTCACttaagtgtttttattttattattcttttatgcacTTGTATGTTATAACCACAGACATGTAATGATGCTTGTAACTTGTGGCTGTGGTTGAGGCAATATTATAGTtgcattttgtttattttgaatcATTAGAACAGGTTTGTTTTTCCATTTCCTGAAATATGCTTAAGCTAGCTAGCTCTTTCATAGAGATTGATAGAGTGCAGAGAGTGCCTGGAATTGGGTTATGTTTGCATCTTGAAGAGTTTAACCTTCTTCCATAACATAACATAATTAGGTCCTGAAAATTGAGGATGGTCCAACCAACCCTTTTGTTAATTGATTCATGATTTCTTAGTATTCCCTTTTGCTGGTTAGGGCTTGTGGCTGGCTGCTGGCAACCCAAATGCAAGCCCAGCAATGATGCCCCTTCCTTGAATCCTAGCTGTTCTTGCTTTTAAGATAGGGTTCTTGTTTAGTCCTTGACATGTTATAAGTAGGAATAGATTCAAGAAGAGTTGGTTCTAGTTCAAAGTCAAATGTTTGAGAAGGTGAAAGTAAGGGTATGTTCTAGAGATGTATCACTAACTACTTTGTTTGGAGAATTAAGAGTTTGATCATGACATAGAGAGAAAATGACAagaaatataaaagaagatGTGATGAGAAGAATGAAGAAGTAATTTCATGAGCATCATGACATGCTATGccaaataagagagaaatttttatgtatttttgttttaaaaaatatttttagtatgtGGCTCAAGagacaaaaagaaataaaggaaGCCATGATCCATTGATGATGTTTGTTTTtactgaattaaaaaaaaaaatagagttctttgaatattcttttagaaaataaatttatgtctAAGATGCTAAAGCTGTGGAGGTTTCATGGAAATGGAATTTAGTCATGGTCAAAGGTAATTTTTCTCACAATGTTTGCAAATATCcatgatattttgatgattcCCATTCCACTTTCCTTAAGACTATTTTACTGTCTTTTTTCCTTATAAAGCTTTACCAAAATAATTTACttgattaaaagaaaatttgcaACAAAATCCTAAAAACTATTGAAAAATATCAAAGATTTTTGTTTCTGAATTATACTTGTATaaccgatttttaaaataaattatagacaACAAGGACTCTTCAACTATTAATATTGAAATGAAttaagtcaaaatatttttttaagtttaaaatgtttatattttatttttttttaaacttaaattgcGAAATATCAAATGTGACAGATTCTATTCTCATTTGAAACACCAAAAAAATCTTTACAATTAAGGTAATACTAACTTTCCTAGTAAAAAAGTTATcgatttaattgaaataatgtcatgaaatataatttaataatcaatttaataacaGTGTCACGTCATAGGTTAGGAAAATGATCCCAATAATAGGAAAAGTGGGAAAATGTCAgcacataaattaaatattgttgatgacttttttttttacacgAAAATGCTCCTAttgcaatttttttaaaatatatatatatatatatatttatacattttatttttggaagaaaatggctcagttgcgtcacgcaatccCAGTTacgtcacgcaaccccagttgcgagacgaaaaaaaatcTCGCGATTCTCCGACATgacaaaatcgtccaaaaaacaTTAAAAGGGGTCACTAACGCTTCTTTTTTTTAACCTCTGTACTTTCCGCATTTACCTAAAAAAATGTGTCATCTCCTCAAATTTCCTGTTTTCAAATAGATATAAATGTTCTTAATaaccaacaaaaacataataaaagtCAAAATACTACAAAAAGTAAAACCAAGacaattaaacacaaaaatccaACCGCTACCACCGCGTTAtccttaaaaatcaaatcttcctcCGATCAACGGTCAAAACTCACCTTCCACAAGATTACGGATCCGATATCTACACGTCATTCGGGCGTACCAAAATAACCATGATATCGAAACCAGACGATAAAAATCTGTACATAAAGAGTAATaatgttcatcatcatcatcaagcttGTCCCTTTAATCTGAAAcgccaaaaacaaaatgattctTCTTCAGTCGGCGCCTCCTTTTTCAATCTTCCACTTGTTTCTTCTAATCATAAACCCTAATTTAGTAATCTCTCCTTTGATATATTGATTATTGATGTGCATTCGTTATTAAGAATCCAACAATGGAGTTTCACGATGGGCAGAGACAAGAAGAAGAATTCGTAATAGCTTCTATCTCTTCTCTTAACTCTTCTTCAGAGGTTTCTAGTTCCCCTCTTGTAGTTCGTTTTAGCTCCGTTTCTGGAGTTGCGGAGCTTCGGTTTCATCAGGCATCGGAATCAAGTGATGATGTTCAAGTTGATCTTCCAACTTCTAaggtttttgttttttgttcttGCTTCAAACATGAATGGGTTCGAATTCTGATTATTATTTGAGCAAATGAATTTGTTGTTTTCAGATTTTGAAGTTAAGCCCCACTCGATCACTATGTTTATCTGAAGGTTCTGAAGATGGGAAAGAGGTGGGAACTAGTTTTAATCAATTGTTTCTTGAATGTGTGGATATACTTGctaaatttctaattttgaaACAGAAAGCATATGCTTCGGggttaattattcaatttaggAAGGATGATGAGAGTGATGTGTTTCATTCTGCATTTGATCGATGGAAAAAAAGGGTGGTTCCACAAGGTGCTCATATACTGGTTTTGTAGTTAGTTAACAAGGTTTCACtgttttatatgaaaattgaaatcatTAATGTGATTAGCTTCCAGGAAGCTGGAAAACCATATTTCATCTTCAGTTGCTGTAACATGATCTTGATCTTGATGAGTGTCAAAGAACCTAAATGTGTTAATTCTTATCCTTCCAGCATCACTTTTATCAAATGGTCCTTTGCAAGATTCTAAAAGCAAGTTCGACTCCAAAATAGAGGCATCTTCTTCTAAAATGTATTTCCATTACTATGGACAGCTGCTACATCAGCAAAATATGTTACAAGACTATGTGAGAACAGGTAATGTATCGCTGGAATTTTGTTGCCTCCTCCTCTGTTTTTGTAATGACATTCATATGGAGGCATCATCTCCACTTTGTTGCTAAgattcttgttcttcttcatatTAAAAGTTTGATTCCAGCTTTTCTCTGGTAAGAATATATTAGTAGGATACTGTAGAAGTGAATAACATTGTGGGGCTTATTTGTTCAGGGACATATTATGCTGCAATAATTGAGAACAGTGAAGATTTTATAGGCCGTGTTGTTGTGGATGTGGGTGCTGGAAGCGGTATATTATCTCTATTTGCTGCTCAGGTTCCTTTACTCCCTCCACTTGGTactataaattgatatattttggcTAATAAATGTTTACtcatttataatttagaaattaaCTGGTCATCTTATATAACAAAATCAATGATAGTACCAAGTTTTATGCACCAAACAATCAACTCATGCAAAAGAACAATATCTGATAAGATTTGTCTGTTTTTCGTGAAATCTAAAAAATGTGTCCACTATGCAAAATTTAAGTGAAAGGTATGAAGTATCTAAAAAACTCATATGATAAATTTGAGTATTGAATTTTCTTATCAAAGGAGCCTTTATGCTACTAATTGCAGCACTTATGCAATAAAGAtagtcatatattttttaatgtattacttcaatgatttttttaaaacagaaTCATACCGATAGCAGTTCTTTGGTCTTGTTTCATAATAAAATGATATCCTAAACTCTATATCGCCTTGTCCAACTCTCTCTTATTCTTTGGGTAGGCTGGTGCAAAGCATGTTTATGCTGTGGAAGCTTCTGAGATGTCAGAATATGCACTTAAGCTTATTGCTGGAAACCCATCATTGGCCGAACGAATTACGGTGAACTCTGATTTCACATATCGTAAAGTTTATATTCTGGTATCAAACAAGTTTGTCTCACTGTAGCTGTTATGGACTCATCTATTGCAACAGGTAGTGAAGGGTAAGGTTGAAGAAGTTAATTTACCTGAGAAGGCAGATATTTTGATCTCTGAACCGATGGGTGAGCTTATTGAATGAATATACCTGGTATTCCAGTGAATTGTGATGTTTAGCATAGAAGTATGTTTGGCTATAGTTGTCCTGATGTTTGTTAGAATTGACATATCGCTTTTGGTTGGTCATTTTTGGTTATCAGAGTCTTGCCTTCCTTAACTTGTTAGTTAAACTGTTACATATATTGCAGGCACTCTATTGGTCAATGAAAGAATGCTGGAGTCCTATGTCATTGCAAGAGATCGGTTTCTTAATCCAAATGGGAAAATGTTCCCCTCGATTGGAAGGTGATTGTTAGGATACCTTAGCTTCATTGACATCTGTTACAATATAGATATTTACTAAATGAGCTCATGTTAGTTAGTTTGTAACCGATATCGTATGAGGCTTGTGATACCTTTTTCTGGGATATTATATATGAACTCTCATGTTGTAATTCCGCGCCAGAGTTTGCAGAGGTCAACAAATATGTATCCTGGGTTTTGCCTTTGACTTTTTCGCTTCTTCATTAATGTCCCCGAACTTATTGGTCACATTTCCGTAGCGTCTTATTGTTTTCTGCTTCTAGCAAAAAAAATTTTGCTTGCATTTGCATAATTTGATTTGTTCTCATTCAGCTGGTCTGTTTCTTGAGAgacatttttcatattatttgcTGTTTTATACATATTCTTTACTTCTTCAATGTCTGATGCTTGATACTTATCGGTGTTGTAGAATTCATATGGCTCCCTTCAGTGATGAGTATTTGTTTGTTGAAATTGCAAATAAGGTATGTTGCTGATTTATGATTGTGAAGAAATTTTTTCATTGATTTGGTTTCATTTTCACACTGATAAAAAAATGTGAGCTTTTAATATGTGTGATATACATTATAGTTCAGAAGTGAATATGTACCTTGTTGCATACCTACCTATTGTCATGTCTTTGATTCaatgataaaaatatgtttcaCTGATATTTTGACGAGTAATTATAAGGTCATTGTTGAAGTATTACCTTTATCGCACTCTTCTGCACTTTTATTGACAACCATGAATGGACTGTAAGCGTTGGCATTTTGATGCAGGCCCTTTTTTGGCAGCAACGTAATTACTATGGAGTTGATCTGACACCCTTGTATGGATCTGCATTTCAAGGATACTTCTCACAGGTTCATCCTGTTCTGCTATGCTAAAATCCTGTGAAAACTGTAGAGTAATTCTGAATGTAGTTATTGCTGCGGTGAAAAGCTGTTGTTATTAGTAAGTCTTACAACTTGAGTGTATACCATACTTTACTATTAACCTATTGTTATGGACCAGACATCCAGTTCTGTGAGTTGTCAGGTCAAGCAGCTTGATCGTAATTGAATCGAATTGTAAAGGTTTAATGTGCAAAACTGATTTCATTTATAGTATCCCGCTTAAAGATACTTATATTAAATTTCATCATTTACTGTTCCATAATGGATCCTTTGAAGATCACATTCATGTTGCTTTTAAGAGGTCattgttaatttaattgtaaaGTGTATAAGTTGCGAATAGATGCTTGTAGTTTGGTTTTAGAGAAACTTCTGCAGCATATATCTTGATGGTAGTAGCCTAAACCATTCTCtactttttctatttatttattttttcttggtCTGTCCTCCCTCCAAGTTCTGTTTCCGCTTGAAAAGATAAACGTTTGTCCAGACAAGACATATAAGAAACATGAATGGTTTGTTTTGGGTGCTGTCATGGCAATATATACTCCAGCACAAGtctttttcctttatttttcttacacagCTGCCTTTTATATTGTGCAGCCTGTGGTTGATGCTTTTGATCCAAGGATTTTGGTTGCACCTGCCATAACCCATGTAATCAATTTCAGTTCCATAAAGGTATATGTAATTCTTGAAATAAGATGTCAATATTCTGCAACTCTTATTGGTGTGCAGGTAGTGGAATGTCTACTATCAATTATATCCCTGTGTTTGTATtcccatatttattttaagtgcTCTGGAAGTCATATAGTAGTCAGTTGGCAAACCGAGGGAAATGGATggtttttgtttttactttttcaaatgTGGCATATGATACCAAGGTTATCAAATATAGCTTGTCAGAGAATCTGAATActtaaatgtttatttgaattaagtttattgataattattatttataatcactTAATTCTTTagattcaactcaaattaagctaaaaaGTAAGTTTAATTCGGTAATTTATTAATGACTTAACTTGGTAATATATTAGGAGCATAAGAAAAAACAACTTTAGCCCCTTGGTAATTAGTCTTTTAAGTACTTTACCAATATTAGtttcacattttattaaaacaattgaCATATTACTTCAAattgagatatttttatttaatttattcaaacattTATTTCCAGTCACGTAACTATTTCGGCACTTAAAATTTGGTATTAGGTTTCAGCACATAACAAAAATGTCTTGCAAGACAATTTTGGAAATTGTCGTTGTGCCTGCTTTTTCAGTCCACTTTTTCTGATTACAGTTGATTTCAGCTTGtactttttttttgaaatgttgtACTTCAGAAATTATGTGTGATCTAAATTCTCTACTTCCATGGTTCAGGAAGAAGCATTATACGAAATTGATGTTCCACTGAAATTCAAAGCCTCGGTTGGAACTAGAATTCATGGGTTGGCTTGTTGGTTTGATGTTTTGTTCAATGGAAGGTGATCCACAGTTGTCGGCATTTGCGTTTATCATATTCTGCAGAAAATGGAGTTCTTTTGGAATTATTAGATTCATTTTTACTGTGTTGAGTTTCTTCTTTGCTCTACAGTACTGTTCCAAGATGGCTGACTACAGCTCCAGGTGCACCAACAACCCACTGGTATCAGCTAAGATGTGTCCTCTCTCAGCCAATTTATGTCATGCCTGGCCAAGAAATTACGGGTCGACTTCATTTGATTGCCCATAATGCCCAGAGTTATACTATTTATCTAACAATGTCAGGTTGGTCTTTTACGGAAAAGTTTTCGTATTCAGTTTAGTGTGTATAGATTTGCTGCAATCTTTATTGGTTTGTCTTTCTTATGTATGTAAACTTTGTAGCCAAAATGTGGGGTCCAGGTGCTGAACAAGGAGGAATTCTACAAACATCTTCTTGTAAATTTGATCTCAAAGAACCTTACTATCGAATGTCTCAGCCTCAAGCTTATCCCGTTGCCCAAGACAATCCACTAATGAATATGCAGGTATTTTTATATTGCTACTCTGCAATGTGTTGTTTTCATAATGCGGTTGACATTAGGTTTCTTCATGCTTACCATAATTCGTTGCCTTATTCCCGTTACTCTTTTTCCCACTTAGGAGATGCTTGCTTCCTGGTTTTTATAACTTCAAAACTTATTGAAATGCAACagatatgaaatatttattttttattttgctatCATTGcaaatagttattattattttattttattctgtTCTATGCATCTCCAACCTAAAGGGTTCTTTTGCTAATGAGTACCTGTTGCTCCATAGGGAACACAATAGATACCAAACTAGGAGAGGTCTTGTTTGGTTTTACCCAAATTCTCATTAAAGCGACAAACATAGTTTTGACCCCAATGAGTTTGCCGGGTTAGTTATTCTTCTTTGAATTGTAGAGGTTTTGTTAAAAGACATGATTGTCAACTTTGAGATACCTTGACATTATTAATACATGAAACAACTATTGGGTCAATTGTAGTGGACAACAAGACCTCCACTCTACAATTTTGATGCCTTATGGTGAAAAACCACTTTTGAATTGATATGCACTATTATGTAAGGATATCATTGTTCCACATACACAACCGGATATGAATGATAGCCTTCAACTTGAcgtttttgttttgattattaCATGAATTTATCACGACGACTTGCGTGAGTGTTCTCTAAAGATATAGTATGAATGTCCATAAATCAGGTTTGGGATTGATTAAACTTTGCAATTATTTTTTGTCATGTGTGCAGGATATTCAAATACAATGCCAGGAGGATGATACTTCTAATTTGATTCATCAACTAACACCACTAAATTGAAGAGtttttcgaataattaatgataaaagaaaggGTTTTATTATCATCTATAGGTAATTATGTGAACAATTGCCTATTTGAAACAAAGTGTGCATGTTCTTCTAGGAATAATAACAAGTGTGTTGTTTCTTTGATAGAGATATCATCTTATTCATAACACCCCAAACTTTCATGTCTtgtattgagttttttttttttttcatttgaaactTTAGTGCCACGTCAAACAGGTtggattgaaatattttaattgtcatttcagcaaaaaaaataaaaaaattcttaaatgttTGTATGTTCtggttaatgttttttttataggcTTGGATTGGGTCATTCTTAAAGGTGATTTTGTTGGGTTTGagcatattttaatattaaataaaaaaaactgaacaaactttatttataatatattaatattaaagtgttgaaatggaaaaataaagtattttgtGTGAACTATAATTTTATGTCTActtatgaatttaataatataatagaatttATAGTTGTAATTTTATTTGTCAATATAGCAAATTATTGTTGtgattttaaatactaaaatttttaTAGTAACATGTATATAACCTAGGTGTCTTAAATCCTATTAGTGTATACATAATTATCCTTTTAAAAGAGAGTTAATTATtgacatttaattattaatttatatttataacacaaaattaatgtgtaaataataatttgattttttttaaaatatatatcatttaaagtaataataatatttatatgattagcatagtaaatttaagttttatggTAGGTGAACCCCACAAATTAACTATTTGATTTGATATGTTTATAATACAAgagaaaatgataatttaatgaaattttttgatataattttgtCGGCTTATTATTATATTCACCCTATGAGTTAGAGTCATATCTCTATTCATTTACTCTTTATTACTCgttctaataatataatttttctttcattttatttaattctagTAAAAGTATTATAATGGTACGAAAGCAGTAATAAAACTAAGAATATGTCGATTGAATTGATTTGAGATTCATATAATCCTACTGAAACTGTTCTTCCATTACTTTTGATTTTCAATGTGGTGTAATGAAAGGTGGATAACATATAGATGGAAACCaacagaaatgaagaaaaagattTAACGGAAGAGTCTGGTCTTGAATGTACTAGTCGCAGTTAGCGACAACAACATAAAACGCAACTCGGAAATCTTTCGACTGATTCAAGAACAGAACCAAACAACTTCCGATTGACACCTTCGACTTTGAAGAATCAAACAAGTTATTGTTGAGATTAAAGAGTTTGGATGAAGACCATTAGTTTAGTTGATTATTCAAATGGGCAATTTTTCAAAACGGCACCAAGGTAATTGTGAATTAGTTCTATAAGGTGGTAAAGTTGTGGAATAAGAAAAAGGCTGAAAAATAGCATTTAATGCCCGTGACAATAGAAAGAACCTTGACTATATTAAATGAACGGAAGAGCAGAGTAAGTATGGTGAATAGCAAATGCTGATTTGGATTATGCATGCAGTAGGTGACTGTCAGAATTTTTATGGGTTAATTGATGATTTTCTGCAAAGAGATCAAATTTATTGATGAGCATTGGACAACTGCATTCATTAGTTTTGGTTGCTCAATGTTTGGATACACTCTTCTTggtctaaataatttttttcttttgaagtgCAAACTGCCTTAGAGATTAATTAGTATGAAATTGTGAAACTCGAAACATAAAACGAGCTATAAAAGAGAGATGTGTTTTGAAGTTTCAAGAAAGTGATAAAAGATTGGCTTGAAAtgataatgtaaaatatattcaccgcaatatagaaaataattatacaattaGAGAAAAATGTGAAGAACGAAACTCTTAAACAACTAGTGGatttagagaaaaaatagaattagGTTGACGATGATGAACTCAAGTTTGGTTCCTCCAGTGGCCCAACAAACAAGTTTTGATGAAGAAAAAGTGGAAGACGAGATAAAATGCGACGATTTAGGGTTTTGAGAATTTGAGTCTAAGCATTAATTGTCAGCAAATTGAAAGTTGTTGGTCTTCGTTGTCTTTTATGCAATCATgccttatttaattattaatgggtttAGAATTGAAcgtataagtaatttataagttttagaCTAATTTACTCCTCTAAAATggttttttttgtaaagattGATAAACAACATGTaagattcttaaaaaaattatctccaacaaatattattgtccttcccaattttcaaacttttcatttCTTCATAATTGTTTTTAGAAGATCCGATAATTAGAACCAACATTTGATATCAGAGTCTATATGAAGAAATGTCGTCAAAATCAACTAGAGATGCGACGACATTCAAGATTAAAAGAGAATGAAATGTGACGCTCTCCTATTCGTTACTCACGAAGAGTCACTACTCGATGTGGGCGTTGAAGATGCGAgtaaacttacaagcacaaggagGGTGAGAAGTCGTGATGCTCGATGAGGTCGACAAACGGAATGATAGAATGACCCTCGCTgccacttagaattttttttgtttttttaagggTTTAAAGGCGAAAGATATATTCTAAATCTTTCGACATTTACCCTTCaaaaaaatgtcatttcttGGAATGATTCAATGTCGATAGATATATACTATATCTTTCGATATTATAaccaaataccgaaagatttgtagAACCTGTcggtgtattttttttattgacggCAAGTTTTTTCCTTTCGATATTTATACCGatagatatataaatttgtcGAAAATTGTTTTAGATAAAACCTCATTTGTActagtaataatatttaaaatgtttattgtTATCTGAAAGTGGTCCAATATGTAGAAAAAATAGGTTTAGTTTAATTATGTATATGCAGAAAAATTAGGACAATTTCAGTATTACTATGTTAAGTTTTGGGTtatgt
This is a stretch of genomic DNA from Impatiens glandulifera chromosome 4, dImpGla2.1, whole genome shotgun sequence. It encodes these proteins:
- the LOC124936145 gene encoding probable histone-arginine methyltransferase 1.3; the encoded protein is MEFHDGQRQEEEFVIASISSLNSSSEVSSSPLVVRFSSVSGVAELRFHQASESSDDVQVDLPTSKILKLSPTRSLCLSEGSEDGKEKAYASGLIIQFRKDDESDVFHSAFDRWKKRVVPQASLLSNGPLQDSKSKFDSKIEASSSKMYFHYYGQLLHQQNMLQDYVRTGTYYAAIIENSEDFIGRVVVDVGAGSGILSLFAAQAGAKHVYAVEASEMSEYALKLIAGNPSLAERITVVKGKVEEVNLPEKADILISEPMGTLLVNERMLESYVIARDRFLNPNGKMFPSIGRIHMAPFSDEYLFVEIANKALFWQQRNYYGVDLTPLYGSAFQGYFSQPVVDAFDPRILVAPAITHVINFSSIKEEALYEIDVPLKFKASVGTRIHGLACWFDVLFNGSTVPRWLTTAPGAPTTHWYQLRCVLSQPIYVMPGQEITGRLHLIAHNAQSYTIYLTMSAKMWGPGAEQGGILQTSSCKFDLKEPYYRMSQPQAYPVAQDNPLMNMQDIQIQCQEDDTSNLIHQLTPLN